The stretch of DNA AACATTGCTTTACAAGGGCCACACCACGTCGCCCAGAAATCTAAAACAATGGTTTTTCCAGCAAGGGAAGACAAAGAGACGGTCTTACCGTCTAGGTTTTTTAAAGCGAAATCAGGTGCCTTTGTTGACCCAAAATTGGATTTGACTTCTTGCTTTTTTTTGTTCCGGATAGCAATCATATAATGTTGTTTCACTTCTTCGAATGAATTTTCTGGCAATTGTAATTTCGTATAGATCGCCTCTAGTTGATTTAAAAGTGAAACAGAATAGATTCCCTCAAGTAATTGGGTTTCAATAAAGGCTTTAGCGAAGGAGGGCCCTTTTACTTTTTCGGCGTAGATCGCATAATCCTTAAGGCCTAATGTATTCAAATGGTATCCTTTTCGGAGTATTTCCTGATAATGGAAGGCAGAATCAACCTGGCCTTGCCTGAATAATAAGTGGGCATAGTTTTCTATGGATCTTGTATAATCTTCCATATTTAGGGCGGTGCTGGTATCTTTGACTGAAAAGTATATGGCTCGGTTTAAGATCGATTTTGTAAAATCTAAGTCAGTACTGGCTACATTTACTCTACCCTACTAAAAATCAGGTAGAGGTAAATTATTAGGATTGATCTGCATCCAACGCAAAAATCGGATGACCAGATCAAGGAACAATTGAAAATTTCGTTTCCAAACTCTCCGTAGCCCCTCGCGAACAATGTCGATTCCCCGGCGCGAGAAGCTGTTTTCCTTGTAGCCGTGATTTTTTATCGCAATAGCTTTCCGGCGCAGATGTTGATGAAGTCCGACATTAGCTACCACTGCATAAGCGATGCAGACCAAGGCTACCAGTTTTTTAAGTTTCTCCAGGTCTCTGAGATGTGTAGACTCCAAATCAAAGCCTCGCTTCTTCACATTTTGGAAGAAGCATTCGATTCGCCATCGTTTCTTGTATAGTTGGGCCAGGTAATCTACTTTGGCCGTGCCAAATAGAAACAGCAAATCACCGTCTTTAAGGACTTTGCCATACACATTGCCCCAGATGCCATCTACCCTACAACCACTCAGCCGTACTGTTTTGCGGTCTTGGAGTAGTTGCTCAATCGTATAAACATGTTCATTGAGCCCTAGCTGACGAGTGATTTTATGATGCCTCGGTACCCTAACGCAAAACCGAATACCTTGATCTTTCAGGAATTTCAGCCAACGATGTCCGATAAACTCCCGGTCGCCAAGGAATAAGCCAATGCGTTTACCTAATAGCCGGATACATTTTTTGAGCAGATCGATTCGATCACTCGTATTGGAGTTGCCGCTATTATTGTCCAGCATCTCCCAATACAAGGGAATACTAATATGCCGGCAACGCACCACAATCATCAGGATATTGACCTGGCATTTGCCAAAGTCCCATTCTGTTCGATCAATACATAAGGTTACTTTCCCTCTTTTGGGTAAGAACATCGCTAACAATAGGGCTACCTGTTCGTAGTCTAGGGACACCTCTCGGAAGAAATCTTGTATCCTGACTTCATTAGAAGAGGCTTTGACCTCGTCATTAAGGGCTTGGGCTACCTCACAAAACTGTACCGATCGGGTTTTGATCATCGCCAAAACAAAAAGTACGATGAATTTTTTGCGAGCCAGATTCTTTACCATTGGCACTTTGTCCAGAATCGCCGTAACTTCGGCGCAGCAATATTGCTTCATAAGGAAGTTAGTCGTTTTTGAGTGTGGTAACCCAAATATGACGCTTCCTTATGATTTTTTCACCCCCACTAACTTTTTAGTAGGGTAGAGTAGGCTACATTAGCGGTTTCTAATATTTGCTCTGCCGCATAATTGTAGGAGTCGGCCAATAATTTTTTATGCTTGATTGCGGATTCATATATTGACATTTTTTGTTGATTTCGCTCCTCCAAAAACAGGTCCATTAAAGGCAGGAGAAAATCGTCCTGTGAATAAGCGGGATGGTCTTCAAAACGAGCCATAAAAGTCGCCATGCTAGCTAAAATATCCGCTTCTGAACGATTCTCTACCGCATAAAATTCCTTCATGAATTGCTGTGCAGCTAACTTACCATTTGGGTAGATTTGTAGTATTTCATTTTCGACCTGTTGTTTTTCCTTGGTTTTATTTAAGGTTGTATAAATGGGTAAAGCTTCCATCCATTTGGCTTCATCATCTCTTTGTGCTTCCTTTTCCTTTGCATATTCTAATAATAAATGTTCGACCTTCTCCTTC from Saprospiraceae bacterium encodes:
- a CDS encoding TlpA disulfide reductase family protein → MEDYTRSIENYAHLLFRQGQVDSAFHYQEILRKGYHLNTLGLKDYAIYAEKVKGPSFAKAFIETQLLEGIYSVSLLNQLEAIYTKLQLPENSFEEVKQHYMIAIRNKKKQEVKSNFGSTKAPDFALKNLDGKTVSLSSLAGKTIVLDFWATWCGPCKAMFPSMQQLMDQYKSAEDVTFLFIDVLERKDEEIMRDNAQQLIDKNGFTFNVLLDSKDELVAKYKIGGLPTKFVIDKKGNIAFIGKNQPFEDLVFEVEAARIDALE
- a CDS encoding IS4 family transposase; amino-acid sequence: MKQYCCAEVTAILDKVPMVKNLARKKFIVLFVLAMIKTRSVQFCEVAQALNDEVKASSNEVRIQDFFREVSLDYEQVALLLAMFLPKRGKVTLCIDRTEWDFGKCQVNILMIVVRCRHISIPLYWEMLDNNSGNSNTSDRIDLLKKCIRLLGKRIGLFLGDREFIGHRWLKFLKDQGIRFCVRVPRHHKITRQLGLNEHVYTIEQLLQDRKTVRLSGCRVDGIWGNVYGKVLKDGDLLFLFGTAKVDYLAQLYKKRWRIECFFQNVKKRGFDLESTHLRDLEKLKKLVALVCIAYAVVANVGLHQHLRRKAIAIKNHGYKENSFSRRGIDIVREGLRRVWKRNFQLFLDLVIRFLRWMQINPNNLPLPDF